The genomic region TGGAGCATGCAGTAGATGTGCAGCTTCAAAAATTAGTCTTTACTGCAGTAGAAGGGCGTATTGATAATGCACTAGACTCATGGAAAGACCATTTAGAGGAATCAAGTACGGAGCTCGAAAGAGAAGAAGCGATTGCGGAGATCGCAAATCTTGAGCAAACCAAGAAAGATATCCTTTTAGATCGTGCGCGTGAACAGGTGGGGCATTTCCCGAATGATCCTAAAAACAATATGGCATTTGCCGAGATATTGGTTGAACGTGGAATGTTTGAAGAGGCATTAGATCCACTAACTAAAGCAGCGACAAGTCCACGTTTCACCACGAGAGCATACATGCTCCGAGGACAATGTCGTATTGGTTTAGAGCTTTTTGATAAGGCAAAAATTGACCTTAGTAAAGCCTTAGAGTCGCTGCGTCCTCGCGATAGAAATGAAGCGGAATTAAATCATTTATTAGGAATGTCTCTAAAAGCCTTAGGCGAAAGCGATGCAGCAGAAAAATATTTTTCTAAAGCTCAAGAACTTGGTTTTAGCGAAAATTCAGGAAAGGAATAATTAAGGAAAATTTATGTCTTCTGAAAACAAACCTTCTTTTCCCAAGAGGTTGTTATCGTTATTAGGAGCGCCCTTTTCTAAATCAAAGGGCCCAAATGATACGATTGCTTTTAATCTTGAATCTCAAGAAATGAGCTCGACGAAGTTGCCTAGTCACTTACAGGATCGGTACACGGTGATGCGTGCACTAGGTCAGGGTGGATATGGTGTTGTATATCTCGTGCAAGATATGATGATAGGACGTTTGGCGGCAATGAAGTTACTCAAAAGAGCTTCATCAGAAGGTGATGCAGTCTTTGATCACTTTAAGCAAGAGGCTAGAATTGCAGGGCAATTGGATCATGAAAATATCGTTGTGATTTTCAATGCTGAGTACCAAGAGAAATATGCTTTTATTATTATGGAGTATCTATCGGAAGGTAACTTAGCGTCGATGATCAAAGAGAAGGGTAAATTCTCTGCTCATGAAGCAGTCCAAATTATGAAAGGAATTTTGGATGGTTTATCTGCGGCTCATCGCATGAGGGTTGTGCACCGTGATGTGAAGCCTGAGAATATACTTTTTGACCCAAAAGGACGTCCTAAAATTAGTGATTTTGGTATTGCTCACCTTCCGAAAGAAGAGGGTGGTGTTTTAAGTGATGAAGAATTCATGCCAGTAGGGACACCTTGTTATATGTCCCCCGAGCAATTAGCTGGTAAAGAAGATATAGATAGTCGCGCAGATCTCTATTCTTG from Lentisphaera profundi harbors:
- a CDS encoding serine/threonine protein kinase → MSSENKPSFPKRLLSLLGAPFSKSKGPNDTIAFNLESQEMSSTKLPSHLQDRYTVMRALGQGGYGVVYLVQDMMIGRLAAMKLLKRASSEGDAVFDHFKQEARIAGQLDHENIVVIFNAEYQEKYAFIIMEYLSEGNLASMIKEKGKFSAHEAVQIMKGILDGLSAAHRMRVVHRDVKPENILFDPKGRPKISDFGIAHLPKEEGGVLSDEEFMPVGTPCYMSPEQLAGKEDIDSRADLYSCGAILYEMLTGQKLYDIPRDMRLDDIYSMVKSENYKKLQDFKIDCPKDVENFVEKLLCVDRDQRYQSSMAALKDLNELLEKLDQEKETRTFPDRIVTSPIDLLEDVMRILLQDGIMAPAERREIDKRAERLRVSKDLTREIEEKIRKEMGLPSLDSLEAYESTYQLMGGDWDSMSHQEKEFLKKTSESLGLQDIERQMIEKDSAESRDL